The following are encoded together in the Daucus carota subsp. sativus chromosome 5, DH1 v3.0, whole genome shotgun sequence genome:
- the LOC108223152 gene encoding probable E3 ubiquitin-protein ligase ZFP1 isoform X2 — protein MGHRHFPNLSNMSGFNQGHDNNHQSHQFYHPTVLAVPENGSFVSPLINLSRGGVRSDHQYNPEYRQHEYATQSFYREEHGLQPPFSGDSYYSYSDLAAGGNLSMNPNLDMNSSQMNYNYYNGQSTHDSEGAVPYPLRGGERGSYKRKCPAEPTFYGPFERGSASRSSYGAGSSSSSSQLQVEKPNFDYQGISSGPIGLPHHRGSGLPFSHEDSLRNVRSRSRLDVHPMAVRAHFSSHPSQHYHSATFQTYPPGRANLASSNADQARQEWNRIPISSVAAFTPGRGSIAGHSGVSPTADQYIVGGSTSNVTGGHHNYTSSGHPVSSSHYFNGTSAQVARGSGTVQSRSSISAYRNGLSFSSARHEAVGSAVNSYVGSSASTYTGSLLTSGVHNNYRNVRSSLALERVQPIPGLVDTQHRIGAEVSMIYSASRSSYDQYRDMRLDVDNMSYEELLALEETIGNVSTGLSEDMIIKCLSGKMYTSGDQYCVEGSCAICLEEYKSDDGIGTLKHCGHNYHVDCITKWLLVKNVCPICKAAAFTN, from the exons atgggcCATAGACACTTCCCCAACTTGTCGAATATGTCGGGGTTCAATCAAGGTCATGATAACAATCATCAATCACACCAATTCTACCATCCAACAG TGCTTGCCGTTCCAGAAAATGGGTCATTTGTTTCACCATTGATTAATTTATCTAGAGGTGGAGTACGCTCTGATCATCAATATAATCCAGAATACAGACAACATGAGTATGCTACCCAAAGCTTTTACAGGGAAGAACACGGTTTACAACCACCGTTTTCAGGGGATTCTTATTATTCTTATTCCGACTTGGCAGCTGGTGGAAACTTGTCTATGAATCCAAACCTAGACATGAATTCTTCTCAAATGAATTATAACTATTACAATGGACAAAGTACACATGATTCTGAGGGGGCTGTACCATATCCTTTAAGAGGAGGTGAAAGGGGGTCCTATAAAAGGAAATGCCCGGCGGAGCCAACATTTTATGGTCCATTTGAAAGAGGAAGTGCAAGCAGATCATCATATGGTGCGGGAAGTTCTTCTAGCTCTTCGCAGCTTCAGGTTGAAAAGCCAAATTTTGATTATCAAGGCATCTCTTCAGGCCCCATTGGCTTGCCTCACCATAGAGGAAGTGGCCTTCCATTTTCTCATGAAGATTCATTAAGAAATGTGAGAAGCCGATCTAGGCTTGACGTTCATCCCATGGCTGTGAGAGCGCATTTCTCAAGTCACCCTTCTCAACATTACCATTCAGCAACCTTTCAAACATATCCTCCTGGCAGGGCGAATCTTGCCAGTTCAAATGCTGATCAGGCAAGACAAGAGTGGAATCGCATACCTATTTCTTCTGTTGCTGCTTTTACTCCTGGAAGGGGCTCAATTGCTG GTCATAGTGGCGTAAGCCCCACGGCGGATCAGTATATTGTTGGAGGAAGTACATCCAATGTCACTGGTGGTCATCATAATTACACTTCAAGTGGACATCCTGTTTCATCTTCACATTATTTTAATGGCACCTCTGCGCAGGTTGCAAGGGGAAGTGGTACCGTTCAATCTAGGAGTAGTATATCTGCATACAGGAATGGCCTCAGCTTCTCAAGTGCAAGGCATGAAGCTGTCGGTTCAGCTGTGAATTCTTATGTAGGAAGTTCAGCTTCTACATATACGGGGTCATTATTGACCAGTGGAGTACATAACAATTACAGGAATGTAAGGTCTAGCTTAGCTCTTGAGAGGGTTCAACCTATTCCTGGTCTTGTGGATACCCAACATAGAATTGGTGCCGAG GTTTCCATGATCTATAGTGCTTCCAGAAGTTCATATGATCAGTATAGAGACATGAGGCTAGATGTTGACAACATGAGCTATGAG GAACTTCTTGCTCTGGAGGAAACAATCGGAAATGTCAGCACTGGCTTGTCTGAAGATATGATCATAAAGTGTTTATCAGGAAAGATGTACACTTCTGGAGATCAATATTGTGTGGAAGGATCTTGTGCCATCTGCCTT
- the LOC108223152 gene encoding probable E3 ubiquitin-protein ligase ZFP1 isoform X1 — protein sequence MGHRHFPNLSNMSGFNQGHDNNHQSHQFYHPTEVLAVPENGSFVSPLINLSRGGVRSDHQYNPEYRQHEYATQSFYREEHGLQPPFSGDSYYSYSDLAAGGNLSMNPNLDMNSSQMNYNYYNGQSTHDSEGAVPYPLRGGERGSYKRKCPAEPTFYGPFERGSASRSSYGAGSSSSSSQLQVEKPNFDYQGISSGPIGLPHHRGSGLPFSHEDSLRNVRSRSRLDVHPMAVRAHFSSHPSQHYHSATFQTYPPGRANLASSNADQARQEWNRIPISSVAAFTPGRGSIAGHSGVSPTADQYIVGGSTSNVTGGHHNYTSSGHPVSSSHYFNGTSAQVARGSGTVQSRSSISAYRNGLSFSSARHEAVGSAVNSYVGSSASTYTGSLLTSGVHNNYRNVRSSLALERVQPIPGLVDTQHRIGAEVSMIYSASRSSYDQYRDMRLDVDNMSYEELLALEETIGNVSTGLSEDMIIKCLSGKMYTSGDQYCVEGSCAICLEEYKSDDGIGTLKHCGHNYHVDCITKWLLVKNVCPICKAAAFTN from the exons atgggcCATAGACACTTCCCCAACTTGTCGAATATGTCGGGGTTCAATCAAGGTCATGATAACAATCATCAATCACACCAATTCTACCATCCAACAG AAGTGCTTGCCGTTCCAGAAAATGGGTCATTTGTTTCACCATTGATTAATTTATCTAGAGGTGGAGTACGCTCTGATCATCAATATAATCCAGAATACAGACAACATGAGTATGCTACCCAAAGCTTTTACAGGGAAGAACACGGTTTACAACCACCGTTTTCAGGGGATTCTTATTATTCTTATTCCGACTTGGCAGCTGGTGGAAACTTGTCTATGAATCCAAACCTAGACATGAATTCTTCTCAAATGAATTATAACTATTACAATGGACAAAGTACACATGATTCTGAGGGGGCTGTACCATATCCTTTAAGAGGAGGTGAAAGGGGGTCCTATAAAAGGAAATGCCCGGCGGAGCCAACATTTTATGGTCCATTTGAAAGAGGAAGTGCAAGCAGATCATCATATGGTGCGGGAAGTTCTTCTAGCTCTTCGCAGCTTCAGGTTGAAAAGCCAAATTTTGATTATCAAGGCATCTCTTCAGGCCCCATTGGCTTGCCTCACCATAGAGGAAGTGGCCTTCCATTTTCTCATGAAGATTCATTAAGAAATGTGAGAAGCCGATCTAGGCTTGACGTTCATCCCATGGCTGTGAGAGCGCATTTCTCAAGTCACCCTTCTCAACATTACCATTCAGCAACCTTTCAAACATATCCTCCTGGCAGGGCGAATCTTGCCAGTTCAAATGCTGATCAGGCAAGACAAGAGTGGAATCGCATACCTATTTCTTCTGTTGCTGCTTTTACTCCTGGAAGGGGCTCAATTGCTG GTCATAGTGGCGTAAGCCCCACGGCGGATCAGTATATTGTTGGAGGAAGTACATCCAATGTCACTGGTGGTCATCATAATTACACTTCAAGTGGACATCCTGTTTCATCTTCACATTATTTTAATGGCACCTCTGCGCAGGTTGCAAGGGGAAGTGGTACCGTTCAATCTAGGAGTAGTATATCTGCATACAGGAATGGCCTCAGCTTCTCAAGTGCAAGGCATGAAGCTGTCGGTTCAGCTGTGAATTCTTATGTAGGAAGTTCAGCTTCTACATATACGGGGTCATTATTGACCAGTGGAGTACATAACAATTACAGGAATGTAAGGTCTAGCTTAGCTCTTGAGAGGGTTCAACCTATTCCTGGTCTTGTGGATACCCAACATAGAATTGGTGCCGAG GTTTCCATGATCTATAGTGCTTCCAGAAGTTCATATGATCAGTATAGAGACATGAGGCTAGATGTTGACAACATGAGCTATGAG GAACTTCTTGCTCTGGAGGAAACAATCGGAAATGTCAGCACTGGCTTGTCTGAAGATATGATCATAAAGTGTTTATCAGGAAAGATGTACACTTCTGGAGATCAATATTGTGTGGAAGGATCTTGTGCCATCTGCCTT